Proteins encoded by one window of Geobacter sp. DSM 9736:
- the ftsH gene encoding ATP-dependent zinc metalloprotease FtsH → MSVSWYVRLFKFLIVFAVVGGIAGGVYLWRNHADAAPSRISYTAFVDKVSAGEIVRVRLEGDSITAEAKGGGSFQLYRPSDADLSKLLLDRHVEFTSTPAEAKIRWFELGFILVLLVPLVFIMKRMAVFGRSKAKRIDGARTNTLFTDVAGAEEAKGELMETVDFLKDPFRFSRLGGKMPTGVLLVGPPGTGKTLLARAVAGEAGVPFFSMSGSEFVEMYVGVGASRVRDLFAQAKKAAPCIIFIDELDAVGRRRDSGGNGASDERDQTLNQLLVEMDGFTVTSGIVVIAATNRPEVLDPALLRPGRFDRQVVVGSPDIKGREEILKVHARNVPLAPDVDLHLVARGTPGFSGADLANVVNEAAILAARANKPLVEMTDLDMARDKVMMGVEKKSMVLSEKSKLSTAYHEAGHVMVARLVPGCDPVHKVSIVPRGRALGVTVQIPEEDIHCYTKEMLVAHIKVLMGGRAAEELVFSTTTTGAGNDLARATDVARKMVSEWGMSEAFGPVAFGHQDPASGEGGRKSFSDATAVEIDTEIRSIVTGAYSEVRDLLLAHMDSLKLLVSELLTHETLGSSEIDELLQPAFALEAQSPHYAKP, encoded by the coding sequence ATGAGTGTTTCCTGGTATGTCCGGCTGTTCAAGTTTCTTATAGTCTTTGCAGTGGTCGGAGGCATCGCTGGTGGTGTCTATCTGTGGCGAAACCACGCCGATGCAGCACCGAGCAGGATCAGCTATACGGCTTTCGTGGATAAGGTGAGTGCCGGTGAGATCGTAAGGGTAAGGTTGGAGGGTGATTCCATCACAGCGGAGGCAAAGGGGGGAGGATCGTTCCAGCTCTACCGGCCGAGCGATGCTGATCTCTCAAAACTCCTTCTCGACAGGCACGTAGAATTTACCTCGACCCCTGCCGAAGCAAAAATCCGTTGGTTCGAGCTCGGTTTCATCCTGGTGCTCCTTGTTCCCCTTGTCTTCATCATGAAGAGGATGGCCGTGTTCGGCCGCAGCAAGGCCAAGCGTATAGATGGTGCACGTACCAATACGCTGTTCACCGATGTGGCGGGGGCCGAAGAGGCAAAGGGGGAGCTGATGGAGACGGTTGACTTCCTCAAGGATCCCTTCAGGTTTTCCAGGCTTGGCGGAAAGATGCCGACTGGAGTGCTACTGGTCGGCCCTCCGGGAACTGGTAAGACCCTTCTTGCACGAGCCGTGGCGGGTGAGGCCGGCGTTCCCTTCTTCTCCATGTCCGGGTCTGAGTTCGTCGAAATGTATGTCGGTGTCGGTGCGTCCCGGGTACGTGATCTCTTTGCTCAGGCAAAGAAGGCTGCTCCATGCATCATATTCATCGACGAGCTCGATGCGGTAGGGCGAAGGCGTGATTCCGGAGGAAACGGGGCAAGCGACGAAAGGGACCAGACCCTGAACCAGCTCCTGGTGGAGATGGATGGTTTTACCGTGACCTCGGGAATAGTAGTCATCGCCGCCACCAACCGCCCCGAGGTACTCGACCCGGCATTGCTGCGTCCCGGGCGGTTCGATCGTCAGGTCGTAGTGGGTTCTCCGGACATAAAGGGCCGGGAGGAGATACTGAAGGTCCATGCCCGGAACGTGCCCCTTGCTCCCGATGTGGATCTGCACCTTGTCGCCCGAGGTACCCCAGGATTTTCAGGTGCCGATCTCGCCAACGTAGTGAATGAAGCAGCCATACTGGCAGCCCGAGCCAACAAGCCTCTCGTGGAGATGACGGATCTCGACATGGCGAGGGACAAGGTTATGATGGGGGTGGAGAAGAAGTCGATGGTGCTCTCGGAGAAGTCGAAACTCAGCACCGCCTACCATGAAGCGGGTCATGTCATGGTGGCTCGCCTCGTGCCGGGGTGCGATCCGGTGCACAAGGTGTCGATAGTTCCACGGGGGAGGGCGCTTGGGGTCACGGTCCAGATTCCGGAAGAGGATATACACTGCTACACGAAGGAGATGCTGGTCGCCCACATCAAGGTGCTGATGGGGGGGAGGGCCGCCGAGGAGCTTGTCTTCAGTACGACGACCACCGGCGCGGGAAACGACCTCGCCCGCGCGACCGATGTGGCGCGGAAAATGGTGTCTGAATGGGGAATGTCCGAAGCATTCGGTCCAGTGGCGTTCGGCCATCAGGACCCGGCTTCCGGAGAGGGGGGAAGGAAATCCTTCAGCGATGCAACGGCTGTGGAGATAGATACGGAGATCAGGTCGATCGTAACGGGTGCATACTCCGAGGTCCGAGATCTTCTGCTGGCGCACATGGATTCACTCAAGCTCCTGGTTTCCGAGCTCCTTACCCACGAGACTCTGGGCAGCTCCGAGATCGACGAACTCCTGCAGCCTGCTTTTGCGCTGGAGGCACAGTCGCCGCACTACGCCAAACCGTGA
- a CDS encoding hemerythrin domain-containing protein, with product MALHEGKEPVDVDLLDSLASGHRSVRRIIDELKSSAANDKEYLFGKLQAAYLRCAELEEKNFYRKMEEYREVAGLIYDAMADHEVIRELLQQLERLDPDSGRWRTKLELLDETFEAHAEREEHQVFPVAARLLPERALHLMVEQLREEQEEGAQTRRHRHPVGPGRRT from the coding sequence ATGGCTTTACACGAGGGGAAGGAACCTGTCGATGTGGATCTCCTGGACAGCCTTGCAAGTGGGCACCGCTCGGTCAGGAGGATTATCGACGAGCTGAAGAGCAGCGCTGCCAACGACAAGGAGTACCTTTTCGGCAAGCTGCAGGCCGCCTACCTGCGCTGTGCAGAGCTGGAGGAGAAGAATTTCTACCGGAAGATGGAGGAATACCGGGAGGTGGCGGGGCTAATATATGATGCTATGGCTGATCATGAAGTAATCAGGGAACTTTTGCAGCAGCTGGAGCGCCTTGATCCCGACTCGGGACGATGGCGGACAAAGTTGGAATTGCTCGATGAGACTTTCGAAGCTCATGCGGAGCGGGAAGAACATCAGGTTTTTCCTGTTGCTGCGCGGCTTTTGCCCGAGCGTGCCTTGCACCTTATGGTGGAACAGCTTCGGGAGGAGCAGGAAGAAGGAGCGCAAACCCGTCGTCACCGCCACCCGGTCGGGCCGGGAAGGCGCACGTGA
- a CDS encoding quinol:electron acceptor oxidoreductase subunit ActD, producing the protein MAGKNTAVFGIYPNRDSVELAVDELKAAGFRNTDISVLFPENVGTKEFAHEKETKAPEGATAGGGTGAVIGGALGWLAGIGALAIPGIGPFVAAGPIVSMLAGVGVGGAVGGIAGALVGLGIPEYEAKRYEGMIREGGILLSVHSDNSDWTKRAKDLLERTGARDVASKGEATADFDKTDKPKHRTPTHRRATF; encoded by the coding sequence ATGGCAGGGAAAAACACGGCTGTATTCGGGATTTATCCCAATCGTGATAGTGTGGAGCTGGCGGTGGACGAGTTGAAGGCTGCCGGGTTCCGCAACACTGACATATCGGTACTCTTTCCGGAGAATGTCGGCACAAAAGAATTTGCCCACGAAAAAGAGACAAAGGCTCCTGAAGGGGCGACAGCCGGCGGGGGCACGGGCGCGGTCATAGGCGGCGCGCTGGGCTGGTTGGCCGGAATCGGTGCACTGGCAATACCCGGCATAGGCCCGTTTGTAGCAGCTGGGCCGATAGTTTCAATGCTGGCAGGAGTGGGAGTAGGAGGAGCGGTAGGAGGAATTGCCGGAGCTTTGGTGGGTCTGGGCATTCCTGAATATGAGGCGAAACGGTATGAGGGAATGATCAGGGAAGGGGGTATCCTTCTGTCGGTGCATTCCGACAATTCCGACTGGACGAAACGCGCGAAAGATCTGCTGGAGCGGACCGGTGCCCGTGACGTCGCTTCCAAAGGAGAAGCTACGGCAGACTTCGATAAGACTGACAAACCCAAACATCGTACCCCGACCCACAGGCGGGCTACATTCTAA
- a CDS encoding peptidylprolyl isomerase, with product MLKNVMLGLTVSLVVAATTSAEEINPVLGKVGDFVLREADLERIVGYQSSEALEKLQSDPAQRAQVVRQLLVTRAAAARSRKEGFDRKPEVKEQLGYVIDGFLAEQYLRKVVVADITVPDEEVKKYYAEHQEEFLLPTMVKVRQIFIEVPKDATPAAKEKARERAGDILKQLKEGADFAALAKSSSDDADSAPRGGELGLLTPGKTNSEEFEKAAFALKAGEVSPVVETPFGYHILKVDERTEERTAPYEEAQEYIRTLLKPRFEQQKAQAFLDKLAKEAGVQAMEPVPTEKEESPAPR from the coding sequence ATGCTCAAAAACGTGATGCTGGGATTAACGGTGTCGCTGGTTGTAGCTGCCACGACATCTGCGGAAGAAATCAATCCGGTTCTGGGGAAGGTGGGTGACTTCGTTCTGCGTGAAGCCGATCTGGAGCGGATTGTCGGATACCAGTCGTCGGAAGCGCTTGAAAAGCTCCAGTCGGATCCGGCGCAGCGCGCTCAGGTCGTGAGGCAACTGCTTGTCACAAGGGCTGCGGCGGCCCGATCGCGGAAAGAGGGGTTCGACCGCAAGCCGGAGGTAAAGGAGCAACTTGGGTATGTAATTGACGGGTTTCTGGCCGAGCAGTACCTGCGGAAGGTTGTGGTTGCCGACATAACCGTGCCTGATGAGGAGGTGAAGAAATATTACGCCGAGCACCAGGAGGAATTTCTTCTTCCGACCATGGTCAAGGTGCGCCAGATCTTCATCGAAGTTCCGAAGGACGCTACCCCGGCCGCGAAGGAAAAGGCCAGGGAAAGGGCGGGGGATATACTTAAGCAACTGAAGGAAGGAGCTGATTTTGCCGCTTTGGCCAAGTCTTCGTCCGATGACGCCGACTCAGCACCCAGAGGAGGTGAGCTGGGCCTTCTCACCCCCGGTAAAACCAATTCCGAGGAGTTCGAAAAAGCTGCCTTCGCCCTTAAGGCAGGGGAGGTCAGTCCGGTTGTCGAAACGCCTTTCGGCTATCACATACTGAAGGTGGATGAGCGGACAGAGGAGCGTACGGCACCTTACGAGGAAGCACAGGAGTATATCCGCACCCTCCTCAAGCCCCGGTTCGAGCAGCAAAAAGCGCAGGCTTTCCTCGACAAACTGGCGAAGGAGGCAGGTGTGCAGGCTATGGAGCCGGTGCCGACGGAAAAAGAGGAGAGTCCGGCTCCCAGGTAG
- a CDS encoding DUF748 domain-containing protein: MAISILALIFASHLLNEPIRSYMEKEMNRSLKGYSVRLPELRVNLMSLSVTLKGLTVCQEADPDHPIAQFPFLRASVHWRALLSRRLVGEFRLDRPKVSINLKQLRTESADAVPIKERGWQQAVLAIYPLKVDLLSISNGEVIYLDEDTMRPLHLSSLNLKATNILNISAPEKVYPSSFHLDTFVFGTGRGTLDGVANFFAEPHPGLKARFKLDKVPIDLIKPIIARSNLAITGGVLQTSGEIEYAPTFKSAHLEDMTIRGMRIDYIHTSRTAAAEKKRAAAVRETAGRLSNNAEIRLQVDKIRLAGCTIGVKNRAASHPYHLYVSDANLLLSNLSNQLSREPARSSLRGRFMGTGTTTATASFRPGKRGIELDLQVKIEGAQLTGMNNMLRTYGDFDVSAGLFSFYSELHIRNQRISGYIKPFFRDMQVYDRRMDKGKNVGSQLYEMMVAGVATLLENRSRNEVATKADISGHLNDPKTSVWQIVGQLFKNAFIRALMPGFIS, from the coding sequence ATGGCCATATCGATCCTCGCCCTCATCTTCGCATCGCATTTGCTCAACGAGCCCATCCGCAGCTACATGGAGAAGGAGATGAACCGCAGCCTCAAAGGATATTCCGTAAGGCTGCCGGAATTACGGGTAAACCTGATGAGCCTATCGGTAACGCTGAAAGGTCTCACGGTATGCCAGGAAGCAGATCCGGATCATCCGATCGCACAATTCCCTTTTCTTCGCGCAAGCGTCCACTGGCGCGCACTTCTCTCCCGCAGGCTCGTGGGTGAGTTTCGTCTGGACCGACCGAAGGTGAGCATTAACCTGAAGCAGCTGCGCACCGAATCAGCCGATGCGGTCCCGATCAAAGAACGGGGATGGCAGCAGGCGGTGCTGGCTATCTACCCTCTCAAGGTCGATCTCCTCAGCATCAGTAACGGCGAAGTCATCTACCTGGATGAAGACACGATGCGCCCCCTTCACCTGAGCAGCCTGAACCTCAAGGCTACCAACATCCTCAATATAAGCGCACCTGAAAAAGTCTACCCATCCTCGTTCCATCTGGACACCTTCGTCTTCGGAACAGGCCGCGGCACCCTCGACGGCGTCGCCAACTTCTTCGCGGAGCCGCATCCGGGCCTCAAGGCCCGCTTCAAGCTGGACAAGGTGCCGATCGATCTGATCAAGCCGATCATCGCCCGGTCAAATCTTGCGATCACCGGAGGAGTTCTCCAGACATCCGGGGAAATAGAGTATGCCCCTACATTCAAGAGCGCCCACCTGGAGGATATGACGATAAGGGGCATGAGAATCGATTACATCCATACCTCCCGCACGGCCGCTGCCGAGAAAAAACGCGCCGCAGCGGTCCGAGAGACAGCCGGCAGGTTGAGCAATAATGCCGAAATTCGCCTTCAGGTGGATAAAATCCGGCTCGCCGGATGCACCATCGGGGTAAAGAACCGCGCTGCCAGTCACCCTTACCATCTCTATGTGAGTGATGCAAACCTCCTGCTCTCGAATCTCTCCAACCAGTTATCCCGCGAACCGGCCAGGAGCAGCCTGCGGGGGAGATTCATGGGGACCGGCACCACTACTGCCACAGCCAGCTTTCGTCCCGGAAAACGAGGGATCGAGCTCGATCTGCAAGTAAAGATAGAGGGGGCTCAGCTGACCGGCATGAACAACATGCTGCGGACCTATGGGGACTTCGACGTCTCCGCCGGCCTTTTTTCTTTCTACTCGGAGCTCCACATAAGGAATCAGCGAATCTCGGGGTACATAAAGCCGTTTTTCAGGGATATGCAGGTATATGATCGCCGTATGGACAAGGGAAAGAATGTCGGGAGCCAGCTGTACGAAATGATGGTGGCGGGGGTTGCTACTCTCCTGGAGAACAGGTCCAGGAACGAGGTAGCCACCAAAGCTGATATTTCGGGTCACCTGAACGATCCGAAGACCAGTGTATGGCAGATAGTGGGCCAGCTGTTCAAAAACGCATTCATCCGAGCCCTCATGCCGGGATTCATCAGCTAA
- a CDS encoding anaerobic nitric oxide reductase flavorubredoxin, giving the protein MGFTITENVTWVGKVDWELRRFHGEEYSTHRGTSYNSFLVRDEKTVLIDTVWAPFSSEFVENLRREIDLSKIDYIIANHGEVDHSGALPELMRLIPDTPIYCTANAVKSLKGQYHQDWNFRTVKTGDRLNIGSKELIFIEAPMLHWPDSMFCYLTGDSILFSNDAFGQHLATDRIFNDLVDQAELHQESMKYYANILTPFSSLVVKKITEFANLGLPLSMICTSHGVIWRENPLQIVEKYAQWAANYQENQITVIYDTMWNGTRRMAELIAEGITEGDQEVAVKIYNVARSDKNDVITEVFRSKALLVGSPTVNRGMLSSAAGILEEIRGLGFRNKKAAAFGAYGWSGESVKMITERLKESGFEVINEGLKRLWNPDEQGNAECIAFGRDFAQQVK; this is encoded by the coding sequence ATGGGATTTACAATCACAGAAAACGTAACATGGGTAGGAAAGGTCGACTGGGAACTCAGAAGATTTCACGGCGAAGAATATTCCACTCACAGGGGGACGTCGTACAACTCGTTTCTTGTCCGAGACGAGAAAACCGTCCTCATCGATACCGTTTGGGCCCCCTTTTCCTCGGAGTTCGTTGAGAATCTCAGAAGGGAGATCGACCTCTCCAAGATTGACTACATCATCGCCAACCATGGTGAGGTGGACCACAGCGGAGCGCTTCCGGAGCTGATGCGCCTCATTCCCGACACCCCCATCTACTGCACCGCAAATGCAGTAAAGTCCCTCAAGGGCCAATATCACCAGGATTGGAACTTCAGGACCGTGAAGACCGGGGACCGCCTGAACATCGGGTCGAAGGAGCTCATCTTCATCGAGGCTCCCATGCTTCACTGGCCCGACAGCATGTTCTGCTATCTCACCGGAGATAGTATACTTTTCAGCAATGACGCTTTCGGGCAGCACCTGGCCACGGACCGTATATTCAACGACCTGGTTGACCAGGCGGAACTGCATCAGGAATCGATGAAGTATTACGCCAACATCCTGACCCCCTTCAGCTCGCTTGTTGTAAAGAAGATCACGGAATTTGCCAATCTCGGACTTCCCCTCTCCATGATATGCACGAGCCACGGAGTGATCTGGCGCGAAAATCCGCTTCAGATCGTGGAGAAGTATGCCCAGTGGGCGGCGAATTATCAGGAGAACCAGATCACCGTCATCTATGACACCATGTGGAACGGAACCAGACGTATGGCGGAGCTTATAGCCGAGGGCATAACGGAAGGGGACCAAGAGGTGGCGGTGAAAATCTACAACGTTGCCCGGTCCGACAAAAACGACGTAATCACTGAGGTGTTCAGGTCGAAAGCCCTTCTCGTCGGCTCCCCGACCGTCAATCGTGGCATGCTCTCCTCCGCGGCGGGGATTCTTGAAGAGATCAGGGGGCTCGGCTTCAGAAACAAAAAAGCAGCGGCCTTCGGGGCGTATGGGTGGAGCGGAGAATCTGTCAAGATGATCACGGAACGGCTCAAAGAGAGTGGCTTCGAGGTAATCAACGAAGGGCTGAAGCGCCTCTGGAACCCGGATGAGCAGGGAAATGCGGAATGCATCGCATTCGGTAGGGATTTCGCACAGCAGGTGAAATAG